A portion of the Streptomyces sp. YPW6 genome contains these proteins:
- a CDS encoding GMC oxidoreductase — MPSTPRSTAVPDPEGAVADYVIVGGGTAGSVIASRLTEDPDVTVTVIEGGPTDIDRDDVLTLRRWLGLLGGDLDYDYPTTEQPRGNSHIRHSRARVLGGCSSHNTLISFKPLPGDWDEWAEAGADGWDAAAMDPYFAKLRNNIVPVDEKDRNAIARDFVDAAQEAAGVPRVEGFNRKPFHEGVGFFDLAYHPENNKRSSASVAYLHPHIEAGDRPNLRILLETWAYRLEFDGTRATGVHVRRKDGEEVLLRAAREVIVCAGAVDTPRLLMHSGIGPREDLSALGIEVRHDLPGVGENLLDHPESVIVWETDGPIPENSAMDSDAGLFVRRDPGSRGPDLMFHFYQIPFTDNPERLGYEKPEHGVSMTPNIPKPRSRGRLYLTSADPEVKPALDFRYFTDEDDYDGRTLVDGIKLAREIARTEPLAHWLKREVCPGPEVTSDEDISEYARKVAHTVYHPAGTCRMGATDDHEAVVDPQLRIRGLQGIRIADASVFPTMPAVNPMIGVLMVGEKCAELLAGQAHATAPADGTSTSTGGDAR; from the coding sequence ATGCCTTCCACCCCCCGCAGCACCGCAGTCCCCGATCCCGAGGGCGCCGTGGCCGACTACGTGATCGTCGGCGGCGGCACCGCCGGGTCGGTCATCGCCTCCCGGCTCACCGAGGACCCCGACGTCACCGTCACCGTGATCGAGGGCGGTCCCACCGACATCGACCGAGACGACGTGCTGACCCTGCGCCGCTGGCTCGGCCTGCTCGGCGGTGACCTGGACTACGACTACCCGACCACCGAGCAGCCGCGCGGCAACAGCCACATCCGGCACAGCCGCGCCCGGGTGCTGGGCGGATGCTCCTCGCACAACACGCTGATCAGCTTCAAGCCGCTGCCCGGCGACTGGGACGAGTGGGCCGAGGCGGGCGCCGACGGCTGGGACGCCGCCGCGATGGACCCGTACTTCGCCAAGCTCCGCAACAACATCGTCCCGGTCGACGAGAAGGACCGCAACGCCATCGCCCGCGACTTCGTCGACGCGGCCCAGGAGGCGGCCGGGGTCCCGCGCGTGGAGGGCTTCAACCGCAAGCCGTTCCACGAGGGCGTCGGCTTCTTCGACCTCGCCTACCACCCCGAGAACAACAAGCGCTCGTCCGCCTCGGTGGCCTACCTCCACCCGCACATCGAGGCCGGTGACCGCCCCAACCTCCGGATCCTGCTGGAGACCTGGGCCTACCGCCTGGAGTTCGACGGCACCCGCGCCACCGGCGTCCACGTCCGTAGGAAGGACGGCGAGGAGGTGCTGCTGCGCGCGGCCCGCGAAGTCATCGTCTGCGCGGGCGCGGTGGACACCCCCCGGCTGCTGATGCACTCCGGGATCGGCCCGCGCGAGGACCTGTCGGCGCTGGGCATCGAGGTCCGCCACGACCTTCCGGGCGTCGGCGAGAACCTGCTCGACCACCCGGAGTCCGTCATCGTCTGGGAGACCGACGGGCCCATCCCGGAGAACTCCGCGATGGACTCCGACGCGGGACTCTTCGTCCGCCGCGACCCCGGATCCCGGGGCCCGGACCTGATGTTCCACTTCTACCAGATCCCCTTCACCGACAATCCGGAGCGGCTCGGCTACGAGAAGCCCGAGCACGGCGTGTCGATGACCCCGAACATCCCCAAGCCGCGCAGCCGGGGCCGCCTCTACCTCACGAGCGCCGACCCCGAGGTCAAGCCGGCCCTGGACTTCCGCTACTTCACCGACGAGGACGACTACGACGGCCGCACCCTGGTCGACGGCATCAAGCTCGCCCGCGAGATCGCACGCACCGAGCCGCTGGCCCACTGGCTCAAGCGCGAGGTGTGCCCCGGCCCCGAGGTCACCTCGGACGAGGACATCAGCGAGTACGCCCGCAAGGTCGCCCACACCGTCTACCACCCGGCGGGCACCTGCAGGATGGGCGCCACCGACGACCACGAGGCCGTCGTGGACCCGCAGCTGCGCATCCGTGGCCTTCAGGGCATCCGGATCGCCGACGCGTCCGTCTTCCCGACCATGCCCGCCGTCAACCCGATGATCGGCGTCCTGATGGTCGGCGAGAAGTGCGCCGAACTCCTCGCCGGCCAGGCGCACGCGACCGCGCCGGCCGACGGAACCAGCACCAGCACCGGAGGCGATGCCCG
- a CDS encoding aldehyde dehydrogenase family protein, whose translation MLELSTIHIDGTWRAAVSGETRTVLDPADATALAVVAEGGVADTDAAIAAARRAFDDGPWPHRPVAERAGLLRRVAELLQRDREEIAITESRDTGKTLEEGRVDVDDVTNAFRYFADLVMNESGGRVVDAGDPEVHSIVVHEPVGVCALIAPWNYPLLQASWKIAPALAAGNTFVLKPSEVTPLSTVHLIKLLAEAGLPDGVANLVTGAGDPVGARLSEHPDVDLVSFTGGLASGTKVAQAAAPTVKKVALELGGKNPNVVFADACATDEDFDTAVDQALNAAFFHSGQVCSAGARLIIQDTVSERFVTELARRADAVRLGRGTLDGVECGPLVSAQQLAKVEAYVASAREEGAVVRAGGERPKPSDVLPEGGYFYRPTVLDGCHREMKVVREETFGPILTVETFRTEEEAVTLANDTDYGLAGAVWTTDAGRARRVAGRLRHGTVWINDYHPYLPQAEWGGFGKSGTGRELGPTGLAEYRESKHIYQNLNPRPQRWFAG comes from the coding sequence ATGCTGGAGCTCAGCACCATCCACATCGACGGCACCTGGCGGGCTGCCGTATCGGGCGAAACCCGCACGGTCCTCGACCCCGCCGACGCCACCGCCCTGGCCGTCGTGGCGGAGGGCGGCGTGGCGGACACCGACGCGGCGATCGCCGCCGCGCGGCGCGCCTTCGACGACGGCCCCTGGCCGCACCGGCCCGTCGCCGAGCGGGCCGGGCTGCTGCGCCGGGTCGCCGAGCTCCTCCAGCGGGACCGCGAGGAGATCGCGATCACCGAGAGCCGCGACACCGGCAAGACCCTGGAGGAGGGCCGGGTCGACGTCGACGACGTCACGAACGCCTTCCGCTACTTCGCCGACCTCGTGATGAACGAGAGCGGCGGCCGGGTCGTCGACGCCGGCGACCCCGAGGTCCACAGCATCGTCGTCCACGAGCCCGTCGGCGTCTGCGCCCTCATCGCGCCCTGGAACTACCCCCTCCTCCAGGCCAGCTGGAAGATCGCCCCGGCCCTCGCCGCGGGCAACACCTTCGTGCTCAAGCCCAGCGAGGTCACCCCGCTCTCCACCGTCCACCTGATCAAGCTGCTCGCCGAGGCCGGACTCCCCGACGGCGTCGCCAACCTCGTCACCGGCGCGGGCGACCCGGTGGGCGCCCGGCTCTCCGAGCACCCGGACGTCGACCTGGTCTCCTTCACCGGCGGTCTCGCCAGCGGTACGAAGGTGGCCCAGGCCGCCGCGCCCACCGTGAAGAAGGTGGCCCTCGAACTCGGCGGCAAGAACCCCAACGTGGTCTTCGCCGACGCCTGCGCCACCGACGAGGACTTCGACACCGCTGTCGACCAGGCCCTGAACGCCGCGTTCTTCCACAGCGGCCAGGTCTGCTCCGCCGGCGCCCGCCTGATCATCCAGGACACGGTCAGCGAGCGCTTCGTCACCGAACTGGCCCGCCGCGCCGACGCCGTCCGCCTCGGCCGCGGCACGCTCGACGGCGTCGAGTGCGGCCCCCTCGTCTCCGCGCAGCAGCTCGCCAAGGTCGAGGCCTACGTCGCCTCCGCCCGCGAGGAGGGCGCGGTCGTCCGGGCCGGCGGGGAGCGCCCGAAGCCCAGCGACGTACTCCCCGAGGGCGGCTACTTCTACCGGCCGACCGTCCTCGACGGCTGCCACCGCGAGATGAAGGTGGTCCGCGAGGAGACCTTCGGCCCGATCCTCACCGTCGAGACCTTCCGCACCGAGGAAGAGGCCGTCACGCTGGCCAACGACACCGACTACGGGCTCGCGGGCGCCGTGTGGACGACCGACGCCGGCCGCGCCCGCCGGGTCGCCGGACGGCTGCGCCACGGCACCGTCTGGATCAACGACTACCACCCCTACCTCCCCCAGGCGGAGTGGGGCGGCTTCGGGAAGTCCGGCACGGGACGCGAGCTGGGCCCGACGGGACTCGCCGAGTACCGCGAGTCCAAGCACATCTACCAGAACCTCAACCCGCGCCCCCAGCGCTGGTTCGCCGGCTGA
- a CDS encoding cytochrome P450: MVQDLDGETLRLRDAGVLARIDLLGVPAWAVTRHAEARQLLVDPRLVKDIDAWGAWRSGAVTRAWPLIGMIDAGRSMFTVDGAEHRRLRTKTSQALTPRRLEAIRPDIEKFTEELLDDLDAAQGEDGVVDLKAVFAQPLPMKVVGMLMGVDASQHAMLTRQYKAFFSMLTPQDERLALLAELDVFYASLVREKTARPTDDLTSALILAEEGGEPLTEEEVVGNLKAMVAAGHETTIGLVLNAVRALLSHPGQLRKVLDGEIGWDAVIEETLRWDTPTTHLLMRFATEDIAVGDGVIRTGEGVVISYRAIGRDTEQHGPDADTFDITRPTRNRHMTFGHGPHICPGAALSRVEAGIALPALFARFPELRLAVPDEEITRLPVMTQNDMAAFPVLLG, from the coding sequence ATGGTCCAGGACCTGGACGGCGAGACCCTGCGACTGCGCGACGCCGGGGTCCTCGCCCGGATCGACCTGCTCGGCGTCCCGGCCTGGGCGGTCACCCGGCACGCCGAGGCGCGCCAACTGCTCGTCGACCCGCGCCTGGTGAAGGACATCGACGCCTGGGGTGCGTGGCGGAGCGGAGCGGTGACACGTGCCTGGCCGCTGATCGGCATGATCGACGCCGGGCGTTCCATGTTCACCGTCGACGGTGCCGAACACCGGCGGCTGCGCACCAAGACGTCGCAGGCGCTGACTCCCCGGCGCCTGGAGGCGATCCGCCCGGACATCGAGAAGTTCACCGAAGAGCTGCTGGACGACCTCGACGCCGCCCAGGGCGAGGACGGGGTCGTCGACCTGAAGGCGGTCTTCGCCCAGCCGCTGCCGATGAAGGTCGTCGGCATGCTGATGGGCGTCGACGCGTCCCAGCACGCCATGCTCACCCGGCAGTACAAGGCGTTCTTCTCGATGCTCACCCCGCAGGACGAACGCCTCGCCCTGCTGGCGGAGCTGGACGTCTTCTACGCCAGCCTCGTACGGGAGAAGACCGCCCGGCCCACGGACGACCTCACCAGTGCGCTGATCCTGGCCGAGGAGGGCGGCGAACCGCTCACCGAGGAGGAGGTGGTGGGCAACCTCAAGGCCATGGTCGCCGCCGGGCACGAGACCACCATCGGACTCGTCCTCAACGCCGTGCGCGCCCTCCTCTCCCACCCGGGCCAGCTGCGCAAGGTGCTCGACGGGGAGATCGGCTGGGACGCCGTGATCGAGGAGACGCTGCGCTGGGACACCCCCACCACCCATCTGCTGATGCGGTTCGCCACCGAGGACATAGCCGTCGGCGACGGGGTGATCCGCACGGGGGAAGGCGTCGTCATCTCCTACCGGGCCATCGGCCGGGACACCGAGCAGCACGGCCCCGACGCCGACACCTTCGACATCACCCGGCCCACCCGTAACCGCCACATGACCTTCGGTCACGGCCCGCACATCTGCCCCGGCGCCGCTCTGTCGCGCGTCGAGGCGGGCATCGCGCTGCCCGCGCTGTTCGCCCGCTTCCCCGAACTCCGTCTCGCCGTCCCGGACGAGGAGATCACCAGGCTTCCCGTGATGACGCAGAACGACATGGCGGCCTTCCCCGTCCTCCTGGGCTGA